One part of the Actinomyces howellii genome encodes these proteins:
- a CDS encoding HAD family hydrolase, with product MNHIIWDMGGTLVDTYPEVDRALSEAAFGDCEPEHVRHVTSLTRRSIAHAIESLSRERDLDPGVMDSAYTALKERWRHRPAPVMDGARQVMDRVRRLGGLNLVATHRDRVSATHLLRALGLRVDDMVCAPDGIERKPSPAMNLLLIERHGLDPGQVLCVGDRGIDIAAARAAGTAAALLVRPGTSVTLPDDAPGALVVASLRDLLAVLG from the coding sequence ATGAATCACATCATCTGGGACATGGGCGGCACCCTCGTCGACACCTACCCCGAGGTCGACCGCGCCCTGAGCGAGGCGGCCTTCGGCGACTGCGAGCCCGAGCACGTCCGGCACGTCACCTCCCTGACCCGCCGCTCGATCGCCCACGCCATCGAGTCCCTCAGCCGCGAGCGCGACCTCGACCCCGGCGTCATGGACAGCGCCTACACCGCCCTCAAGGAGCGATGGCGTCACCGGCCGGCGCCGGTCATGGACGGGGCCCGCCAGGTCATGGACAGGGTCCGCCGGCTCGGGGGGCTCAACCTCGTGGCCACCCACCGGGACCGGGTCAGCGCCACCCACCTGCTGCGGGCACTGGGCCTGAGGGTCGACGACATGGTCTGCGCCCCCGACGGCATCGAGCGCAAGCCGAGCCCGGCGATGAACCTCCTGCTCATCGAGCGCCACGGCCTGGACCCGGGCCAGGTGCTGTGCGTGGGAGACCGGGGCATCGACATCGCGGCGGCTAGGGCGGCGGGGACGGCTGCCGCTCTGCTCGTGCGCCCGGGCACCTCGGTGACCCTGCCTGACGACGCCCCGGGGGCCCTCGTCGTGGCCAGCCTGCGGGACCTGCTCGCCGTGCTGGGATGA
- a CDS encoding ABC transporter ATP-binding protein translates to MTAPPAPTGTGPRNADAPIRVRGLVKRFGRLTALDGLDLEVAPGSVHGFLGPNGAGKSTTIRILLGLFRPDAGDVRVLGRRPGRDSSAINREVSYVAGDVALWPDLTGGQVLDALAGLRGSRDAARERELIERFELDPTKRVRTYSKGNRQKVALVAALAAPTRLLILDEPTSGLDPLMERVFTEEIAEAAADGRTVLLSSHILDEVQRLCSAVTIVKAGRVVESGDLSTLRSLSENRIEAGGEAGVLARARGDLEGLGMRVETGRERIVVQVPAPRVPDVLGVLAAHRLIAVTCEPASLEDLFLRHYEATS, encoded by the coding sequence ATGACGGCGCCGCCCGCGCCCACCGGGACCGGGCCACGGAACGCGGACGCACCCATCCGGGTCCGCGGCCTGGTCAAGCGCTTCGGGCGCCTGACCGCCCTGGACGGGCTCGACCTCGAGGTCGCCCCCGGCTCCGTCCACGGGTTCCTCGGCCCCAACGGGGCGGGCAAGTCCACGACCATCCGCATCCTGCTGGGGCTGTTCCGGCCCGACGCCGGAGACGTCCGCGTACTCGGACGCCGACCGGGCCGGGACTCCAGCGCGATCAACCGGGAGGTGTCCTACGTGGCCGGTGACGTCGCCCTGTGGCCCGACCTCACCGGCGGCCAGGTCCTCGACGCCCTGGCTGGCCTGCGCGGCAGCCGGGACGCTGCCCGCGAGCGCGAGCTCATCGAGCGCTTCGAGCTCGACCCCACCAAGCGCGTGCGCACCTACTCCAAGGGCAACCGCCAGAAGGTGGCCCTCGTCGCGGCGCTGGCCGCCCCCACGCGCCTGCTCATCCTCGATGAGCCCACCTCGGGCCTCGACCCGCTCATGGAGCGGGTGTTCACCGAGGAGATCGCCGAGGCCGCCGCCGACGGGCGCACGGTGCTGCTGTCGAGCCACATCCTCGACGAGGTCCAGCGCCTGTGCTCGGCGGTGACGATCGTCAAGGCCGGACGGGTCGTTGAGAGCGGTGACCTGAGCACCTTGCGGTCACTGTCCGAGAACCGCATCGAGGCCGGCGGCGAGGCAGGCGTCCTCGCGCGGGCCCGCGGCGACCTGGAGGGTCTGGGCATGCGAGTCGAGACCGGCCGGGAGCGCATCGTCGTTCAGGTGCCCGCGCCGCGGGTGCCCGACGTCCTGGGCGTGCTGGCCGCGCACCGGCTCATCGCGGTGACCTGTGAGCCGGCGAGCCTGGAGGACCTGTTCCTGCGCCACTACGAGGCGACCTCATGA
- a CDS encoding amino acid ABC transporter permease codes for MTMASTRLVTRRARSTGPTDSALLFDAPGPRARRRILIVSVLVTVLLAAAVAAALAQLAQTGQLDYPKWRYFAGQSVVRYLGRALRDTLTVTAASAVLSFPLGVVLGWARLGAGRVGKVVVGAWIDAMRAIPMLLLIYFFLLVVPRWGLTLSPFWMLSVPIVMCTSATTAEVFRSGVLSLDRGQSEASLALGLSRGQTMRLVLAPQALRIMLPTLITQLVVILKNSSLGYVVAYAELMYAARLLESSAKATVLLDVYLPVYIIVALLYIGLNWSLGALARRIEARTR; via the coding sequence ATGACGATGGCCTCGACCCGGCTCGTGACCCGTCGGGCGCGCTCGACCGGGCCCACCGACTCGGCCCTGCTCTTCGACGCTCCGGGTCCGCGGGCCAGGCGCCGCATCCTCATCGTGTCGGTCCTGGTCACGGTGCTCCTGGCCGCCGCGGTCGCCGCCGCCCTGGCCCAGCTCGCCCAGACCGGCCAGCTCGACTACCCCAAGTGGCGATACTTCGCTGGCCAGTCGGTCGTCCGCTACCTGGGCCGGGCCCTGCGCGACACGCTGACTGTCACCGCCGCCAGCGCCGTGCTGTCCTTCCCCCTGGGCGTCGTCCTGGGCTGGGCTCGGCTGGGAGCCGGTCGGGTCGGCAAGGTGGTCGTGGGAGCCTGGATCGACGCCATGCGCGCGATCCCCATGCTCCTGCTCATCTACTTCTTCCTCCTCGTGGTCCCCCGCTGGGGCCTGACCCTCTCCCCGTTCTGGATGCTGTCGGTGCCCATCGTCATGTGCACCTCGGCCACCACCGCCGAGGTCTTCCGCTCAGGGGTGCTCTCCCTGGACCGAGGGCAGAGCGAGGCATCCCTGGCCCTGGGACTGAGCCGCGGGCAGACGATGCGTCTCGTGCTCGCCCCGCAGGCGCTCAGGATCATGCTGCCCACCCTCATCACCCAGCTCGTCGTCATCCTGAAGAACTCCTCCCTGGGCTACGTCGTTGCATACGCCGAGCTCATGTACGCCGCTCGGCTCCTGGAGTCCAGCGCCAAGGCCACGGTGCTCCTCGACGTCTACCTGCCCGTCTACATCATCGTGGCGCTGCTCTACATCGGCCTCAACTGGTCCTTGGGGGCCCTGGCCCGCCGTATCGAGGCCCGCACCCGCTGA
- a CDS encoding TrmH family RNA methyltransferase — MSARPEARQVLSNPGSARVTRVAGLARRQARERHGRFLAEGPQSVREAVRHAPEHVLDVYLTEAAAERHREILSQARRSGIHTHLVSPPVMAAMSADAQGVLAVVGLGALAAPGRGRGAAGGSTAGSVEDWSQALAGARLVAVLTEVQDPGNAGTIIRAADAAGADAVVLARGSVEATSPKVVRSTAGSLFHLPVLTGGSLEEVMGALRAAGLTLLAADGGGPVDLFTADDLLAAPSAWLLGNEARGLAPTALEQADAVVSIPIFGAAESLNVATAATICLYASARAQR; from the coding sequence ATGAGCGCGCGCCCCGAGGCCCGACAGGTCCTGTCCAACCCCGGCTCCGCGCGGGTCACGCGGGTGGCCGGGCTGGCCCGACGCCAGGCGCGCGAGCGGCACGGCCGTTTTCTCGCCGAGGGCCCCCAGAGCGTGCGCGAGGCCGTGCGCCACGCTCCCGAGCACGTCCTGGACGTCTATCTCACCGAGGCCGCTGCCGAGCGCCACCGGGAGATCCTGTCCCAAGCCCGCCGGTCCGGGATCCACACCCACCTCGTGAGCCCCCCGGTCATGGCGGCGATGAGCGCCGACGCCCAGGGGGTGCTGGCTGTCGTGGGCCTCGGTGCGCTCGCGGCCCCGGGGCGGGGCAGAGGGGCGGCTGGCGGCTCCACGGCGGGCTCCGTGGAGGACTGGTCGCAGGCCCTGGCCGGGGCCAGGCTCGTCGCCGTGCTCACCGAGGTCCAGGACCCTGGCAACGCCGGCACGATCATCCGGGCCGCCGACGCAGCGGGAGCCGACGCCGTGGTCCTGGCCCGCGGATCGGTGGAGGCCACGAGCCCCAAGGTGGTGCGCTCGACGGCGGGGTCGCTCTTCCACCTGCCGGTGCTCACCGGCGGCAGCCTGGAGGAGGTCATGGGGGCGCTGCGGGCCGCCGGGCTGACGCTTCTGGCCGCCGACGGAGGCGGGCCGGTCGACCTCTTCACCGCCGACGACCTCCTGGCGGCCCCCAGCGCCTGGCTGCTGGGCAACGAGGCCCGTGGCCTGGCCCCGACGGCCCTCGAGCAGGCCGACGCCGTGGTCTCCATCCCCATCTTCGGGGCCGCCGAGTCCCTCAACGTCGCGACCGCGGCGACGATCTGCCTCTACGCCTCGGCCCGCGCCCAGCGCTGA
- a CDS encoding sirohydrochlorin chelatase: MTARVPAPPRPAPRIPTRPSGGHGPEPHGPEPHLAGHGAERSSPHLQTRRHESKPAVPAGRSLVLLAHGSGHPEGRAVAEAITRQVSRRLGSHGARVTLGFLREMTPSAAQALEGSTDPVVLPLFLGRGYHVRVDIPRELSDHGSGQIVPHLGSSPRLVPVLCDRLDQAGAATCDAIVLAAAGSSDPGARQEVVDLARALEARLGRTVEPGYLSAASPRVVDAVSLLRSRGHRRVAVSSLLLSDGVFQQALGAAGADVVTAPLGAHPEVVEAVVEGYRAAAVLTGSRPPEG, from the coding sequence ATGACCGCTCGTGTCCCCGCCCCGCCGCGCCCCGCCCCCCGCATCCCGACCAGGCCCTCGGGCGGCCACGGCCCCGAGCCCCACGGTCCTGAGCCCCACCTGGCCGGCCACGGGGCGGAGCGGAGCTCGCCCCACCTCCAGACGCGTCGGCACGAGTCCAAGCCCGCGGTGCCGGCCGGGCGCAGCCTCGTGCTCCTGGCCCACGGCTCGGGCCACCCGGAGGGCAGGGCCGTGGCCGAGGCCATCACGAGACAGGTCTCCCGCAGGCTGGGCTCGCACGGGGCGCGGGTCACACTGGGCTTCCTGCGCGAGATGACCCCCTCGGCGGCCCAGGCTCTCGAGGGCTCCACGGACCCCGTGGTCCTGCCCCTGTTCCTGGGGCGGGGCTACCACGTCCGCGTCGACATCCCGCGGGAGCTGAGCGACCACGGAAGCGGCCAGATCGTGCCCCACCTGGGCTCATCACCCCGCCTCGTCCCGGTCCTGTGCGACCGCCTCGACCAGGCCGGGGCCGCGACCTGCGACGCGATCGTCCTGGCCGCCGCAGGCTCCTCCGACCCGGGAGCCCGCCAGGAGGTCGTGGACCTGGCCCGAGCGCTGGAGGCACGTCTGGGCCGCACGGTGGAACCGGGGTACCTGTCGGCGGCCAGCCCCCGGGTGGTCGACGCCGTCAGCCTGCTGCGCTCCCGCGGGCACCGGCGGGTGGCGGTCAGCTCCCTGCTGCTGTCCGACGGCGTGTTCCAGCAGGCGCTGGGCGCGGCGGGGGCCGACGTCGTCACGGCACCCCTGGGCGCCCACCCAGAGGTCGTCGAGGCGGTCGTCGAGGGGTACCGCGCGGCGGCCGTGCTCACGGGGTCGCGGCCCCCGGAGGGGTAG
- a CDS encoding amino acid ABC transporter permease, whose protein sequence is MTVLTDNLDLLGQGLATTLLIALTAYAGALVLGTVMAVFRVSPVPPLRLVGAAWVTVACNIPLLCLMILAAFALPRAGVPVSLLGAAIGSLTFSASGFVCETVRSGVNSVPKGQIEASRALGMPFSMTITRIVLPQALARTVQPLVNIFISCLIGSALAAAIGVPELTSVTQSLNRQYAEAVITFLTSGLTYLAIAFAATKVGGALEHRLASGREAQA, encoded by the coding sequence ATGACGGTCCTCACCGACAACCTCGACCTGCTCGGGCAGGGACTGGCCACGACCCTGCTCATCGCCCTGACCGCCTACGCCGGTGCGCTCGTGCTGGGCACCGTCATGGCGGTGTTCCGCGTCAGCCCCGTCCCGCCGCTGCGCCTGGTGGGCGCCGCCTGGGTGACCGTCGCCTGCAACATCCCGCTGCTGTGCCTCATGATCCTGGCTGCCTTCGCCCTACCCCGGGCGGGGGTGCCCGTGTCGCTGCTGGGGGCCGCGATCGGGTCCCTGACCTTCTCCGCCTCGGGCTTCGTGTGCGAGACGGTCCGCTCAGGGGTCAACTCGGTGCCCAAGGGGCAGATCGAGGCCTCCCGGGCGCTGGGCATGCCCTTCTCGATGACCATCACCCGCATCGTCCTGCCCCAGGCCCTGGCTCGCACCGTCCAGCCGCTGGTCAACATCTTCATCTCCTGCCTCATCGGCTCGGCCCTGGCGGCTGCCATCGGCGTGCCCGAGCTGACCAGCGTCACCCAGTCCCTCAACCGCCAGTACGCCGAGGCCGTCATCACCTTCCTCACCTCGGGCCTGACCTACCTCGCCATCGCCTTCGCGGCCACGAAGGTCGGGGGAGCTCTCGAGCACCGTCTGGCCTCGGGACGGGAGGCACAGGCATGA
- a CDS encoding amino acid ABC transporter ATP-binding protein, with protein MRISHVVKRFGDFTALDDVSLDIHRGEVVTVVGASGSGKSTLCRTINRLETIDSGTIEVDGVPLPEEGKELARLRAEVGMVFQSFNLFPHLSVLDNITLAPVKVRGIERAAAQERARSLLERVGLADQAAKRPTQLSGGQAQRVAIARALAMDPKVMLFDEPTSALDPEMINEVLDVIKDLAASGMTMLVVTHEMGFARSAADRVVFMDAGQIVEAGAPAEFFSHPRTERARDFLSKVLSH; from the coding sequence GTGCGCATCAGCCACGTGGTCAAGCGCTTCGGGGACTTCACCGCCCTGGACGACGTGTCCCTCGACATCCACCGCGGTGAGGTCGTCACCGTCGTGGGGGCCTCGGGCTCGGGCAAGTCCACCCTGTGTCGCACGATCAACCGCCTCGAGACCATCGACTCGGGCACGATCGAGGTCGACGGCGTCCCCCTGCCCGAGGAGGGCAAGGAGCTCGCCCGCCTGCGCGCCGAGGTCGGCATGGTCTTCCAGTCCTTCAACCTCTTCCCCCACCTGAGCGTCCTGGACAACATCACCTTGGCCCCGGTCAAGGTCCGCGGTATCGAGCGGGCGGCCGCCCAGGAGCGGGCCAGGTCCCTGCTTGAGCGCGTGGGCCTGGCCGACCAGGCCGCCAAGCGCCCGACCCAGCTCTCGGGCGGACAGGCCCAGCGCGTGGCCATCGCCCGGGCGCTGGCCATGGACCCGAAGGTCATGCTCTTCGATGAGCCCACCTCGGCCCTGGACCCCGAGATGATCAACGAGGTCCTCGACGTCATCAAGGACCTGGCGGCCTCCGGGATGACGATGCTCGTGGTCACCCACGAGATGGGCTTCGCCCGCTCGGCCGCGGACCGCGTCGTGTTCATGGACGCGGGCCAGATCGTCGAGGCCGGTGCCCCGGCGGAGTTCTTCTCCCACCCGCGCACCGAGCGCGCCCGAGACTTCCTGTCCAAGGTGCTCAGCCACTGA
- the cobA gene encoding uroporphyrinogen-III C-methyltransferase, producing the protein MSAPPTGPGEVTLVGGGPGPAGLLTQAGRQALDRADVVVLDRLAPRDAVPPGTEIIDVGKENGFHRVVQDEINEILIDQARAGRRVVRLKGGDPYVLGRGGEEVAACRAAGIEPVVVPGVTSAVAVPAAAGIPLTHRGTARAFTVLDGHGPVGDLPLGGDHTLVVLMGVATLRPVVETLIDRGKDPLTPAAVIENGLLPGQRVTTSPMRCLPDVAERTGVRPPAVVVLGDVVALSPHWNG; encoded by the coding sequence GTGAGCGCGCCGCCGACCGGTCCCGGGGAGGTCACCCTCGTCGGGGGCGGGCCCGGGCCCGCCGGGCTGCTCACCCAGGCCGGCAGGCAGGCCCTGGACCGGGCCGACGTCGTCGTCCTGGACCGCCTGGCGCCCCGGGACGCGGTCCCTCCGGGCACCGAGATCATCGACGTGGGCAAGGAGAACGGCTTTCACCGTGTCGTCCAGGACGAGATCAACGAGATCCTCATCGACCAGGCCCGTGCCGGGCGCAGGGTCGTGCGCCTCAAGGGCGGTGACCCCTACGTCCTGGGGCGGGGCGGCGAGGAGGTCGCGGCCTGCCGCGCCGCCGGGATCGAGCCTGTCGTCGTCCCCGGGGTCACGAGCGCCGTCGCGGTGCCTGCCGCCGCGGGAATCCCCCTGACCCACCGCGGCACCGCCCGAGCCTTCACCGTCCTGGACGGGCACGGCCCTGTGGGAGACCTCCCCCTGGGCGGGGACCACACGCTCGTGGTCCTCATGGGCGTGGCCACCCTGCGCCCGGTCGTCGAGACCCTCATCGACCGGGGCAAGGACCCGCTCACCCCGGCCGCCGTCATCGAGAACGGGCTCCTTCCCGGACAGCGGGTCACCACCTCCCCGATGCGATGTCTGCCCGACGTCGCCGAGCGCACCGGCGTACGGCCCCCCGCCGTCGTCGTCCTCGGTGACGTCGTCGCCCTCAGCCCCCACTGGAACGGCTGA
- a CDS encoding Tat pathway signal protein has translation MSAAGAPVSGWRAETAGTVAALRLTARRVRLTVLAWTVPLWGLTAAAPSYGEVYPSLESRAALIEGMRASPGTRLLYGVLPLPGTVGQLTQWEIGTYLLVCAGLMSVLLTCRVLRADEERGLTETLRAAGAGRAVPFLAPMVIVCGAVGLLAAGVGGILSVLAGSVEELTSCGAWALAGSVAVTGWAFACLTALACQLARSAAGARTLALVALGTSFALRVAADETTAAWLRWVSPLAWRDLVQPYTHDRVAPVVLCAVVSLAVGAVAAVAYAGREHLGGYLPDLSASRRRWRVRGHAGLLTRLTVASAVGWAAAVAAVSALFGAMSGSITDLLEPGSPTAAYVDKMAAGSAVVQFMSLLTVFTVLLVVVAAVQRATSLAASERDGYTEAEAAAGVSRTGLFLTQAAAALGQGAVLLVLAGAVLAGVTSTQLTADHAVARAFVLTVSQLPGLVAAVGIALALVGLAPRRVALAWAVVSWSAFAQLMGGIVELPSWAQDLSVLGHQVDVVGRVSWTPVAVQAAVGVVGLLVGLAAYRRRDLGGAG, from the coding sequence ATGAGCGCCGCCGGAGCTCCTGTGTCCGGTTGGCGGGCTGAGACGGCCGGAACGGTCGCCGCGCTGCGGCTGACGGCCAGGAGAGTGAGGCTGACGGTCCTGGCCTGGACCGTGCCGCTGTGGGGCCTGACCGCCGCAGCACCCAGCTACGGGGAGGTCTACCCGTCCCTGGAGTCGCGGGCGGCCCTCATCGAGGGGATGCGGGCCTCACCGGGGACACGCCTTCTGTACGGAGTCCTGCCCCTGCCGGGCACCGTGGGCCAGCTCACCCAGTGGGAGATCGGCACCTATCTGCTCGTGTGCGCCGGGCTCATGTCCGTCCTCCTCACCTGCCGGGTCCTGCGCGCCGACGAGGAGCGGGGTCTGACCGAGACGCTGCGCGCTGCCGGAGCCGGGCGCGCCGTGCCCTTCCTCGCCCCGATGGTCATCGTGTGCGGTGCGGTGGGACTGCTGGCCGCCGGCGTCGGTGGGATCCTGTCGGTCCTGGCCGGCTCCGTCGAGGAGCTGACGAGCTGCGGGGCCTGGGCCCTGGCGGGGAGCGTGGCGGTGACAGGATGGGCCTTCGCCTGCCTGACCGCACTGGCCTGCCAGCTGGCGCGCAGCGCGGCAGGCGCGCGCACCCTGGCCCTGGTGGCGCTCGGCACCTCCTTCGCGCTGCGGGTGGCGGCCGACGAGACCACAGCAGCCTGGTTGCGGTGGGTCTCTCCCCTGGCCTGGCGTGACCTCGTCCAGCCCTACACCCACGACCGTGTCGCTCCGGTGGTCCTGTGCGCGGTCGTGAGCCTGGCGGTGGGTGCCGTGGCCGCGGTCGCCTACGCGGGCCGGGAGCACCTGGGTGGCTACCTGCCGGACCTGTCAGCCAGCCGGCGACGGTGGCGGGTGCGGGGGCACGCGGGTCTTCTCACGCGGCTCACGGTGGCCTCGGCGGTGGGATGGGCAGCCGCCGTGGCTGCCGTGTCGGCGCTGTTCGGCGCCATGTCCGGGTCCATCACCGACCTGCTGGAGCCTGGCTCACCGACCGCCGCCTACGTCGACAAGATGGCCGCGGGCAGTGCGGTCGTCCAGTTCATGTCCTTGCTCACCGTCTTCACCGTGCTCCTCGTGGTCGTGGCGGCAGTGCAGCGTGCCACCTCCCTGGCCGCCAGTGAGCGCGACGGGTACACCGAGGCCGAGGCGGCGGCCGGAGTGAGTCGCACGGGGCTGTTCCTGACCCAGGCGGCTGCGGCCCTCGGACAGGGGGCGGTGCTCCTCGTCCTGGCCGGGGCGGTGCTGGCCGGGGTCACCTCCACCCAGCTGACGGCGGACCACGCGGTGGCGCGGGCCTTCGTCCTGACCGTCTCCCAGCTTCCGGGGCTCGTGGCCGCGGTCGGGATCGCCCTGGCCCTCGTGGGCCTGGCACCACGACGGGTGGCTCTCGCGTGGGCGGTCGTGTCCTGGAGCGCCTTCGCACAGCTCATGGGCGGAATCGTCGAGCTGCCCTCCTGGGCTCAGGACCTCAGCGTCCTGGGCCACCAGGTCGACGTCGTCGGTCGGGTCAGCTGGACGCCCGTGGCCGTCCAGGCAGCGGTCGGCGTCGTCGGCCTCCTCGTGGGCCTGGCCGCCTACCGGCGCCGCGACCTGGGCGGGGCGGGCTGA
- a CDS encoding glutamate ABC transporter substrate-binding protein, with product MAPLSRRLLLTSSVSASVALALAACADTGADGQAVSSATGGVDFDTAVASGPVASEEAVAASTWASAVKATGKLRTGGTKTSQVFSIEDPATGKLTGFDAGLAMALARYIIGGDSPASLLEVTQVSSDTRETFLINGNVDAVIATYTITPERAEKISFAGPYYSSGQIVMVTSDNSEITGVESLDGKKVAVQSNSTSADALADKTPGAQPVPFETHSACVAALTAGQVEAYVVDQALALSEIVSNDALKIVGDPFTDDPYGIGLPKDSDAQAFVNTFLEEIAADGTWDSIWQATIGTILGGSAPEPPAVGSVPGSETA from the coding sequence ATGGCGCCACTGTCCCGCCGACTCCTCCTGACCTCCTCGGTCTCCGCCTCCGTGGCCCTGGCCCTGGCGGCCTGCGCCGACACCGGTGCCGACGGCCAGGCCGTGTCCTCCGCGACGGGGGGCGTTGACTTCGACACCGCCGTCGCCTCCGGCCCGGTGGCCTCTGAGGAGGCCGTCGCCGCCTCGACCTGGGCCTCAGCCGTCAAGGCGACGGGCAAGCTGCGCACGGGCGGGACGAAGACCTCCCAGGTCTTCTCCATCGAGGACCCGGCCACCGGCAAGCTGACCGGCTTCGACGCCGGCCTGGCCATGGCCCTGGCCCGCTACATCATCGGGGGCGACTCGCCCGCCTCCCTGCTCGAGGTCACCCAGGTCTCCTCTGACACCCGCGAGACCTTCCTCATCAACGGCAACGTCGACGCCGTCATCGCCACCTACACGATCACTCCCGAGCGGGCCGAGAAGATCTCCTTCGCCGGCCCCTACTACTCCTCGGGGCAGATTGTCATGGTCACCTCCGACAACAGCGAGATCACCGGGGTGGAGTCCCTGGACGGCAAGAAGGTCGCCGTCCAGTCCAACTCGACCTCCGCTGACGCCCTGGCGGACAAGACCCCGGGGGCGCAGCCCGTGCCCTTCGAGACCCACTCGGCCTGCGTGGCCGCCCTGACCGCGGGGCAGGTCGAGGCCTATGTCGTCGACCAGGCGCTGGCGCTGTCTGAGATCGTGAGCAACGACGCGCTCAAGATCGTCGGGGACCCCTTCACCGACGACCCCTACGGGATCGGCCTGCCCAAGGACTCCGACGCCCAGGCCTTCGTCAACACCTTCCTCGAGGAGATCGCCGCCGACGGCACCTGGGACTCCATCTGGCAGGCCACGATCGGCACGATCCTGGGAGGGTCGGCTCCCGAGCCTCCCGCCGTCGGCTCGGTCCCCGGCTCCGAGACCGCCTGA
- a CDS encoding sulfite exporter TauE/SafE family protein produces MNRKLIKLAIVGFGAQLVDGALGMGYGVTSSTLLLLVGLSPALAVTSVHLSEVGTTLVSGVSHWRLGNVDWPTAVRLALPGAVGAFAGATVLSHLSTEAAQPVTASILLVLGAYIIVRYLRPITVRPRTQARTGFLAPLGLVAGFVDSTGGGGWGPVATTTLLTTGRLEPRKAVGTVDTSEFLVTVSASAGFLLGLGTAGIDLGIVLALLAGGVVAAPLAALAVSRLPARLLGVGVGGLIVLTNLRTLLSAADAGTEVSQGAYLLVSLVWAGVVVWTLVSLRRRSVPIVEEVGAA; encoded by the coding sequence GTGAACCGCAAACTCATCAAGCTCGCCATCGTCGGATTCGGGGCACAGCTCGTCGACGGGGCCCTCGGCATGGGCTACGGCGTGACCTCCTCGACCCTCCTGCTCCTCGTCGGCCTGTCCCCGGCCCTGGCCGTGACCTCCGTCCACCTCTCCGAGGTGGGAACGACCCTCGTGTCGGGCGTCTCCCACTGGCGCCTGGGCAACGTCGACTGGCCCACGGCCGTGCGCCTCGCGCTTCCCGGCGCGGTCGGAGCCTTCGCGGGCGCCACCGTCCTGTCCCACCTGTCCACCGAGGCCGCCCAGCCGGTGACCGCCTCGATCCTGCTGGTCCTGGGCGCCTACATCATCGTGCGCTACCTGCGACCGATCACCGTCAGGCCGCGCACGCAGGCCCGCACCGGATTCCTGGCCCCCCTCGGTCTGGTCGCCGGGTTCGTCGACTCCACCGGGGGCGGCGGCTGGGGGCCGGTGGCCACGACCACCCTGCTGACCACCGGCAGGCTCGAGCCGCGCAAGGCGGTGGGCACGGTCGACACCTCGGAGTTCCTCGTGACGGTCTCGGCCTCCGCCGGCTTCCTCCTGGGCCTGGGTACCGCAGGCATCGACCTGGGTATCGTCCTGGCCCTCCTGGCCGGCGGGGTGGTGGCCGCCCCGCTGGCGGCCCTGGCGGTCTCACGCCTTCCCGCCCGGCTCCTGGGAGTCGGGGTGGGCGGACTCATCGTCCTGACCAACCTGCGCACGCTGCTGTCGGCCGCCGACGCCGGCACCGAGGTCTCCCAGGGCGCCTACCTGCTCGTCAGCCTCGTGTGGGCAGGTGTCGTCGTGTGGACCCTGGTGAGCCTGCGGCGCCGGTCGGTCCCCATTGTCGAGGAGGTCGGTGCCGCATGA